In the genome of Populus nigra chromosome 9, ddPopNigr1.1, whole genome shotgun sequence, one region contains:
- the LOC133703174 gene encoding PI-PLC X domain-containing protein At5g67130-like: MGFSRNLFLIITASVILVDVAAACSNGQCKILDECSSNQDCGAGLYCFSCPAGFSGSRCVRSTITNQFKLLNNSLPFNKYAFLTTHNAFAIDGYPSHTGIPRITVTNQEDRITEQLNNGVRALMLDTYDFRGDVWLCHSFKGKCYDFTAFGPAIDTLKEIEAFLSANPTEIVTLILEDYVQAPNGLTKVFADAGLMKYWFPVSKMPKNGQDWPLVSDMVQNNQRLLVFTSIQSKEASEGIAYQWNYMVENQYGDDGMKAGSCPNRKESPPLDDRSRSLVLVNYFRSISMKKLSCEDNSENLINMLRTCDGAAASRWANFVAVNYYKRSEGGGSFQAVDLLNGKLLCGCDDIHACVPGSTSGACSL, encoded by the exons ATGGGTTTTTCTCGGAACTTGTTTCTGATCATCACAGCTTCAGTGATCCTTGTTGACGTTGCTGCAGCTTGCTCTAATGGACAATGCAAG aTACTCGATGAATGTTCATCGAACCAAGATTGTGGAGCTGGACTCTATTGTTTCTCTTGTCCAGCAGGATTTTCAGGTTCTAGATGTGTAAGATCAACCATCACAAACCAATTCAAGCTTCTG AACAATTCCCTGCCGTTCAACAAATATGCATTTCTGACGACCCACAATGCATTTGCTATTGATGGATACCCATCCCACACCGGAATCCCTCGAATCACAGTCACCAATCAAGAAGACAGAATCACAGAGCAACTAAAT AATGGAGTTCGAGCCTTGATGCTTGATACCTATGATTTTCGTGGAGATGTATGGTTATGCCATTCATTTAAAGGAAAATGCTATGACTTTACTGCATTT GGTCCAGCTATTGACACTCTTAAGGAAATTGAAGCTTTCTTATCAGCAAATCCAACAGAGATTGTTACATTAATCTTAGAAGATTATGTTCAAGCCCCCAATGGACTGACCAAGGTCTTCGCTGATGCTGGGCTAATGAAATATTGGTTTCCTGTGTCAAAAATGCCCAAAAATGGTCAGGATTGGCCACTAGTTAGTGACATGGTTCAGAACAACCAAAGACTACTTGTCTTCACTTCAATTCAATCCAAGGAAGCAAGTGAAGGCATTGCTTACCAATGGAATTACATGGTTGAAAATCAAT ATGGGGATGATGGCATGAAAGCAGGAAGCTGCCCTAATAGAAAAGAGTCACCTCCTCTtgacgacaggagtagatcatTGGTGTTGGTAAATTACTTTAGGTCTATTTCCATGAAGAAACTCTCTTGTGAAGATAACTCAGAAAATCTCATAAACATGCTTCGTACTTGTGACGGTGCTGCTGCCAGCAGATGGGCAAATTTTGTTGCTGTAAATTATTACAAG AGGAGTGAAGGAGGAGGATCATTTCAAGCTGTGGACTTGCTAAATGGGAAGCTATTGTGCGGGTGTGATGATATCCATGCATGTGTG CCTGGATCCACTTCAGGAGCCTGCTCTCTCTAA
- the LOC133702972 gene encoding 3-hydroxy-3-methylglutaryl-coenzyme A reductase 3-like, whose amino-acid sequence MDKAAGEPLKQYHRQRHHHNDHHNLPTPTSLKASDALPLPLYLTNGLFFGLFFSVAYFLLHRWREKIRNSTPLHILTFPEIAGIVCLSASVVYLLGFFGIGIAQSFISRGSQDSWDVEEDQMMEKKGGLCAAEKCSGPAKSPAASLACTLAPVPSARAVSTMFQTPLLGSDDEEVIKGVVSGDIPSYSLESKLSDCKRAAVIRREALQRMTGRSLEGLPLEGFDYESILGQCCEMPVGYVQIPVGVAGPLLLDGKEYTVPMATTEGCLVASTNRGCKAIYASGGASSVLLRDGMTRAPVVRFGTAKRAAELKFFTEDPANFDTLCVVFNRSSRFGRLQNIKCTIAGKNLYMRFSCSTGDAMGMNMVSKGVQNVLDYLQTDFPDMEIIGISGNFCSDKKPAAVNWIEGRGKSVVCEAIIKEEVVRKVLKTNVATLVELNMLKNLTGSAMAGALGGFNAHASNIVTAVYIATGQDPAQNVESSHCITMMEAVNGGKDLHISVTMPSIEVGTVGGGTQLASQSACLNLLGVKGASKDSPGSNSRLLSTIIAGSVLAGELSLMSAIAAGQLIKSHMKYNRSSKDVSEIAPSN is encoded by the exons ATGGACAAAGCCGCCGGTGAACCCCTGAAACAATACCATCGTCAGCGTCACCATCACAATGATCATCATAATTTACCAACTCCGACGTCTTTAAAGGCGTCGGATGCTCTGCCATTACCACTTTACCTTACGAACGGTTTGTTCTTCGGGCTGTTTTTCTCCGTAGCCTACTTCCTCCTTCACCGTTGGCGTGAAAAGATCCGCAACTCCACTCCCCTTCATATCCTTACTTTCCCTGAAATCGCTGGGATAGTTTGTTTGTCTGCTTCGGTTGTTTATCTTCTTGGTTTCTTTGGGATTGGCATCGCTCAATCTTTTATCTCTCGAGGGTCACAGGATTCTTGGGACGTAGAGGAAGATCAAATGATGGAGAAAAAGGGTGGGCTTTGTGCTGCAGAAAAATGTTCAGGTCCTGCAAAAAGTCCTGCTGCATCACTTGCTTGCACTCTTGCTCCGGTTCCGAGTGCGAGAGCCGTTAGCACAATGTTTCAAACACCATTGTTAGGCAGTGATGACGAGGAGGTTATCAAAGGAGTAGTATCTGGGGACATTCCTTCGTATTCTCTCGAATCAAAGCTTAGCGATTGCAAAAGGGCAGCTGTTATTCGTCGTGAAGCGCTTCAGAGAATGACAGGGAGGTCTTTGGAAGGACTGCCACTGGAGGGGTTTGATTATGAGTCAATATTGGGGCAGTGTTGTGAGATGCCTGTTGGGTATGTGCAGATTCCTGTGGGGGTTGCAGGGCCTTTGTTGCTTGACGGGAAGGAGTATACGGTTCCAATGGCTACTACTGAGGGGTGCTTGGTGGCCTCTACAAATAGAGGGTGCAAGGCTATTTATGCATCAGGTGGGGCTAGTTCTGTTTTGCTTAGAGATGGCATGACTAGAGCTCCTGTTGTCAGGTTTGGGACTGCTAAAAGGGCTGCTGAGTTGAAGTTCTTTACCGAGGATCCTGCAAATTTCGACACCCTTTGCGTTGTTTTCAACAG GTCAAGCAGATTTGGAAGGCTACAAAACATTAAATGTACAATAGCAGGAAAGAATTTGTACATGAGGTTTAGTTGCAGTACAGGTGATGCTATGGGAATGAACATGGTCTCCAAAGGAGTCCAAAATGTCCTTGATTATCTCCAAACTGATTTTCCTGACATGGAGATCATTGGCATCTCTG gCAACTTCTGTTCTGATAAGAAACCAGCAGCTGTAAATTGGATTGAAGGGCGTGGAAAGTCAGTTGTATGTGAGGCAATCATAAAGGAAGAGGTGGTTCGGAAGGTATTGAAGACCAACGTAGCCACCCTGGTGGAGCTTAACATGCTCAAAAACCTTACCGGTTCAGCTATGGCTGGTGCTCTTGGTGGGTTTAATGCCCATGCCAGCAATATTGTTACTGCAGTCTACATAGCCACAGGGCAGGATCCTGCTCAGAATGTTGAGAGCTCTCACTGCATTACCATGATGGAAGCTGTTAATGGTGGCAAGGACCTTCACATCTCAGTCACCATGCCTTCAATTGAG GTGGGCACAGTTGGAGGTGGCACCCAACTAGCATCTCAGTCAGCTTGCTTGAACCTACTTGGAGTGAAGGGTGCTAGCAAGGACTCCCCAGGATCAAACTCAAGACTCTTGTCCACCATCATTGCTGGTTCTGTTCTGGCAGGGGAGCTGTCCCTGATGTCAGCTATTGCAGCCGGGCAGCTTATCAAGAGCCACATGAAATACAATAGATCTAGCAAAGACGTGTCAGAGATAGCACCCTCAAATTGA